In Halomarina salina, the genomic window CTTCTCGGTCGGGTTGAGTCCCGAGAACACCTCGTCGAGCAGGAGGAGTTCGCCCTCGCTGGCCAGCGCCAGCGAGACGCGCTTGCGCTCGAACAGCGTCAGTTCGCTCCCCTCCTTGTCGTGGATGTCGAGGAGGTCGAGCAGTTCCATCATCTCGCGGGGCGAGGACTCGAACGCGCCGAGACTGATGTTCTCGGCGACGGTGAGTTCGTCGAACACGTCGACCTCCTGGAAGGTGCGTCGGATGCCCGTCCGGGCGGTCTTGTAGTCGGGTGTCGACGTGATGTCGGTCCCCTGGAACCTGACGGTGCCGTGGTCGGGGATGTGGTAGCCCGTGATGCAGTTGAACAGCGTCGTCTTGCCAGCCCCGTTCGGGCCGATGATGACGTTCGTCTCCCCGGACGCGACGTCGAACGTGACGCCGTCGAGGGCGACGATACCGCCGAACGTCCGTTCGAGGTCGTTCACCTCCAGAAGCGCCACGAGCGGTCACCTCCGTTGCCGAGTCGGTCGTACAGGCCCCCGAGGACTCCCCGCGGGAGGAACAGGACGACGACGATGAGCATCCCGCCGACGATGTAGGGCTTCATGTCCGAGAGGCCGAACGTCCGCACGACCTCCGGCAGTCCGACGAGGATGATGGCACCGATGATGGGGCCGTGGACCGTCCTGAGCCCCCCGACGACGGCGATGACGAGCAGGAAGACGGTCTGGTCGAGGGTGAACCCGCCGGGCGTGATGAGGCCGTTGACGTGAGCGTACAGCGACCCGCCGACGCCAAGCAGCAGGGCACCGACGACGACCGAGACGAACTTGTAGCGCGTCGGGTTGTACCCAATGGAGCGGAGCAGGTCCTCGTTCTCGCTCGTCGCCACCGCGAGCGTCCCGACCAGCGAGCGGTCGAACGTCGCCACGACGGCGACGGCCACGGTGAGCACGGCCAGCAAGAAGAGGTACTGAGCCACCTGCGTCTCGAACGTCACGGGGCCGATGGCGGGGGCGGGGATGCCGCTGATGCCGGTCGGTCCGACCGCTCCCCAGTTCGTGAACAGGTAGTAGACGATCTCCTCGAAGGCGAGCGTCGCGATGATGATCTCGAACGACGACCCGATGGCGATAGCCGAGAGTGCGACGAGGCTCCCCACGACGGCGGCGACGACGCCCCCGGCGAGCATCGCCAGCAGGTAGGGGACGCCGAACACGTTCACGAGGAGCGCCGAGGTGACCCCGCCGATGACGGCCAGCGCCGCCGGACAGAACACGAGCAGGTTCGGCCAGCCGAGCATCAGGTTGTACCCCGAGGCCATCACGGCGAACACGAGGACGAGCAGCGCGGTGTAACCCACGTAGCTCGACGCCGACACGAGCGGGATGGCGAGGAGCCCCAGTACGAGCGTTATGCCGACGGACCGTGCGACCGACTGCCACTCGATGCGTTCGAGGTCGCCGTCGATCTGCTCGCCTGCGACGCCGCTCGCGGTGTCGGTGCTCATCGGGCCACCCCGCGAAGACCGCGAACGCGGTCGACGAGGACGGCCCCCAGGTTCTCCTCTCCCTCGTCCAGCAACACGGCCTTGGCGAGGAAGAACAGGATGAGGATGGCGAACTCGGAGGCGTAGATGTAGTACGACGACAGGTAGAGGATGGCGAACGCCTCGTAGACGCCCAGCGCGTAGCCCGCGACGGCCGCGCCGAGCACTCGCCCGATTCCGCCGAGGATGACGACGATGAACGCCTTGATGAGGAGCGATGCGCCCATGTCGGGCGTCAGCGAGAACATCGCCGCGTTCATCACGCCGGCGACGGCCGCCATGGCGCTCCCGAGGACGAACGCGACGAGGAACGTCCGGCTGACGTTGACCCCCTTGAGTCGCGCGAGATCGCGGTCCTGGACGATGGCCTGCAGTCCGAGGCCCGTGTTCGTGTAGTTGATGAGCCAGTAGAGGACCGCGAAGTTGGCGATCGAGAACACGACGACCAGGAGTTCGAGCGTCGTCACCGAGACGCCGAACGCTTCGAGGCTCCCCCGCTGCAGGCCCGCCAGGGAGACGGAGTGTGGCTCGTGGCCCCAGATCTGGGCGAACGCTCGCTCGAAGATGCGAGCGAGGCCGAGCGTGAGGAGGATGACGCCGAAGACGTACTCCGACTCCGACCGGTCGTACAGCGGTGCCAGGAGCCCCCGCTCGACGATGGCCCCCAGTGCGCCGATGACGACGACGGCCGCGACGATGCCGACCGGCCACGGGAGTCCCGAGAGCATCGTGACCTGGTAGAAGACGTACGCGCCGCCCGCGAACAGGGCCGCGTGCCCCATGTTCGGGATGTCCATCACGCCGAAGATGATGGTGAAGCTCGCTGCGA contains:
- a CDS encoding ABC transporter ATP-binding protein; protein product: MALLEVNDLERTFGGIVALDGVTFDVASGETNVIIGPNGAGKTTLFNCITGYHIPDHGTVRFQGTDITSTPDYKTARTGIRRTFQEVDVFDELTVAENISLGAFESSPREMMELLDLLDIHDKEGSELTLFERKRVSLALASEGELLLLDEVFSGLNPTEKPAMVGYLDALAERKTLMLIEHDIETAFDLADTVTILAQGQVMKRGTPEEMLDDETVREDFLGEMAI
- a CDS encoding branched-chain amino acid ABC transporter permease, yielding MSTDTASGVAGEQIDGDLERIEWQSVARSVGITLVLGLLAIPLVSASSYVGYTALLVLVFAVMASGYNLMLGWPNLLVFCPAALAVIGGVTSALLVNVFGVPYLLAMLAGGVVAAVVGSLVALSAIAIGSSFEIIIATLAFEEIVYYLFTNWGAVGPTGISGIPAPAIGPVTFETQVAQYLFLLAVLTVAVAVVATFDRSLVGTLAVATSENEDLLRSIGYNPTRYKFVSVVVGALLLGVGGSLYAHVNGLITPGGFTLDQTVFLLVIAVVGGLRTVHGPIIGAIILVGLPEVVRTFGLSDMKPYIVGGMLIVVVLFLPRGVLGGLYDRLGNGGDRSWRFWR
- a CDS encoding branched-chain amino acid ABC transporter permease, whose product is MVLLESLVNGLIQGSIYALFAASFTIIFGVMDIPNMGHAALFAGGAYVFYQVTMLSGLPWPVGIVAAVVVIGALGAIVERGLLAPLYDRSESEYVFGVILLTLGLARIFERAFAQIWGHEPHSVSLAGLQRGSLEAFGVSVTTLELLVVVFSIANFAVLYWLINYTNTGLGLQAIVQDRDLARLKGVNVSRTFLVAFVLGSAMAAVAGVMNAAMFSLTPDMGASLLIKAFIVVILGGIGRVLGAAVAGYALGVYEAFAILYLSSYYIYASEFAILILFFLAKAVLLDEGEENLGAVLVDRVRGLRGVAR